The DNA region GAGCTCGTGTCATGGTGACGGCCGTGTCGACAGCTCTGAGCCTTAAGGTAGTTCAGTAGGGAGGTTCCCGCATTACCATTTCATGGTCGCTTTTTGTTGCCCTTCGACTCTGACAATGCCGTCGTTCCTCGCCGTCCCAAGGGCTGAGAGGTCAACTCTCGTTACATATCTACTCTCTCTTCGAATTCCTTTTAGTCTTCCATGGTAAAACGATCTGCGTCGCCCCTGATTTCAAGAATAGCTGCTTTGCCAGCTGTTTCAACGTCGTCTCCAACAACTCCTTCGGCAGCAATGAAGCACTCATAGTCCGTGGAGAGGAGGCCAGTGGCGATTCCTCGGCCTTCGACTCGGCAAGATGATGaacagtgatgaatagtggagggggaggaagaagacgatgaacagtggagggagagagagggttggggtaaaattgaaaaagtccaaaaatttaaatcgttttcaaattttaaaatgtttggagttttaattaaaatttaaaaatattttttattataatattctcGTCACATCAGTATTTTGTTACGGCGTCAATCATGAATTGACGGAATGCACTACAATGTTACggttttgaaacattttgtaccatcaagtagcaaaaaaaactttatggaccaacctgatacatttgtaaaattttttagatcaccagtgtaatttaccctattaACTATTAACTAGCTCCTTAAATTTTATCTTCACTCGTCTTGCTTTTTTACACACAATTTCTACCAAAACAAAAAGTATGAATCCATGAACTCATTattaaaaaacataaataGGATCTtttagaaaagtaatgatgagagaatgagaaaaatatcTACTTACTATTGACACGAGTGACTGGGGAAAAATAAGGAATAGATTGGGTAGaccaactttaatttttttattaaaaaatttgtttatttgcaTGTTTAAGCAATAATAATAACCAGGAATTTCTTAACTgtacaataataatattgaccatttatatctttatatccaaacaaataaattaataatcagATGTTTCAGAGCAAGCGCTTCCTCTTAACCTTGGAGCAATTCTACTAGCCTGCTTTTGAACAGaagttaatatttattttggtttTTGACTATTAAATAGACAATAAaactatataaaatatatctttttaaaGCAGAGACTAGAGGGTTACAAGTATTTatagaatttttatattttaaaatatgtagAGTACATAGTACcattgtgaaattttttaatttaattattatatggcGTAATCACTTTTTGAATAGTTAGATGactatttatttgtttatttttagaaaCAATGCCAATTCAACACATTAGAAAGTACAAGTCATAATTGTTTGTCCTCAACATTGTGAAATCAAGTCATCATCATTAGACATGCATACATAGCTTATAAACTAGAAGGGTATTCATGATGCCGGAGATGTGGCAAATAAATTCttcatttaataaaaaagagaaaacaatattattttagaaactCTGATCATAAATTATTAGTTGttaataattaaagaaattaaagttATAATTTGGGAAAGTGAAGTGGGGAACATATAACGAGGAGACGGGGCAGCAGGGCGCGTTATGACTAACGAGAAGACGACCCGACTTCTCTTCGTAAAATTGCTGAGATGTGAAGCTCATTTCTCGAAAGAAAAACTCATAAGccatctcttctcttctcttctcttctcttctcttcattCGCTCTGtttcgctctgttttccgGAGGTTGTATGGTTGATCTTGATCGATTGCAGTTAACGAAAGAAAATGGGGTTTGTCTTTTCCAAGAAAGTTGAAGGAGTCGTTGAAGGCGCTGAAGGGTCGAGACGGAGAAGGCCGGCAGCCGTGGCCATAAACAGTGAGCCGAACTCTGTCCTTTCCAAGAAAGTTGAAGGAGTCGTTGAAGGCGCTGAAGGGTCGAGAAGGAGAAGGCCAGCAGCCGTGGCCATAAACAGTGAGCCGAACTCTGTCCTTTCCAAGAAAGTTGAAGGAGTCGTTGAAGGCGCTGAGGGGTCGAGAAGGAGAAGGCCAGCAGCCGTGGCCATAAACAGTGAGCCGAACTCTGTCCTTTCCAAGAAAGTTGAAGGAGTCGTTGAAGGCGCTGAAGGGTCGAGACGGAGGAGGCCAGCAGCCGTGGCCATAAACAGTGAGCCGAACTCTGTCCTTTCCAAGAAAGTTGAAGGAGTCGTTGAAGGCGCTGAAGGGTCGAGAAGGAGAAGGCCAGCAGCCGTGGCCATAAACAGTGAGCCGAACTCTGTCCTTTCCAAGAAAGTTGAAGGAGTCGTTGAAGGCGCTGAGGGGTCGAGAAGGAGAAGGCCAGCAGCCGTGGCCATAAACAGTGAGCCGAACTCTGTCCTTTCCAAGAAAGTTGAAGGAGTCGTTGAAGGCGCTGAAGGGTCGAGACGGAGGAGGCCAGCAGCCGTGGCCATAAACAGTGAGCCGAACTCTGTCCTTTCCAAGAAAGTTGAAGGAGTCGTTGAAGGCGCTGAAGGGTCGAGAAGGAGAAGGCCAGCAGCCGTGGCCATAAACAGTGAGCCGAACTCTGTCCTTTCCAAGAAAGTTGAAGGAGTCGTTGAGCTGAACGACATAGTCTTCTCGTGGTCCATCGAAGACATCTCCAACGGAAACCTCTACAAGAACCAGGTTTTTGCTTGCTTCCGTTGATTAATTTTGTTTACTTATCACTTTCCTAATTAGTCCTTCCATGGCGTAGCTGTTGAAGGGTTATTTCCATCATTTCCGCCTTACAAAACCTTTTTTCCGCAAAAATATGCTTGATCACCAACCAGGACTTCCCTTTTGTTAGGTGTGTGAGATACCAGAGAGATTTCCTTCGGTGGAGAACTATCTCGGGTCATTCGTGTACCCTTTGCTGGAAGAAACGCGAGCTGAAATATACTCTGGAATGGAGGGGATCTCTACCCTACCTTATGCCAGAGTCATGCGATTCGAGGAGTGCAAGCCCTATGGGAAGAACTTTTTTGAAGTTAAGGTCGATTCCTGGAGAAACAGATCGAGCAAGCGGGGGAAGGAACCATACAAGATGTTGCCTGGAGACGTATTGATTTTAACTGATTCAGTACCGAAAACAGTTTCCGATCTGCAGAGGATGGGCAGGATATGGCCATTTGCATCTGTTACTAAAATCTCCGATGACAAGAGTGAAGGAGATTTCGCATTGGTAGATTTTAAAGTAGTCACAGGGAAGAAAATGGGAGATATAAACTTGAAAGAGAGGCAGTTATTTGCGATTTCATTGTGTGTGAACTTGACTACTAACATAAGGATATGGACGGCTTTGCACTTGAGTCGTAACTGGAATGTCCTAAAGGAAGTTTTGTGCACTCATTCTTCGGTAAGTATATCGTGTGTGAGAGTCTGAATTTCaagttgattatgcatttggAAGGTTTTTGCTTTTGCAATTAATATGGTAACagattattttgttttccctatttctttttttccgcTCTGCTTCTTAATGAAAAAGATACTTTCGCTCTGGGATAACTTTCCAGCTTCCGATCTTATATTTGTTGATTGGCAGGGTGAGGAGGAATGCAGTCTCTGCACTGTCCAGAGTGATGACTTTTGCAGAGAGAATCTCAAGGGGAAGTTATTGAACGATCTGAACGAGAGCCAAGCGGAAGCAATCCTTACATGTCTTCGTAAGATCCGCTGTCAGCGTAAGCCAGTGCTGGAACtcatatggggcccaccaggCACCGGGAAAACGAAAGCGACTGCTATTATGCTCTTGAACCTCCTAAGAATGAAGTGCAGGACTGTTGTCTGTGCCCCCACCAATGTTGCTGTAACTGAAATTGCCTCCCGGGTGGTACACCTCATGAGAGGGTCAGCTTCCTTAGGAGATGTTCTTCTCTTCGGAAACAAGGAGCGGCTCAAGGTGGAAGGCTTGGAAGTTGAAGACATATGCTTGCATAATCGTGTTAAGAGAATCACAGAATGCACTGCCCCGACAACAGGGTGGAAGTATTGCATATCTTCTGCAATAACCTTTCTCAGTGATCCTCTTCTTCAGTACAATATTCCATCGGGAGAGAAACTCTGTGAGAGAAAATCGCTACTCGAGTTTTTGAGGGAGAGATTCTTGGATATTGTGAAGCCTCTCAAGAGATGCTTCTATACCTTGTGTACTCAGATACATGCAAGTTATGTACCGAAGCATATCGTTCATAAGATCACAGAGCTTCTTGGCCATCTCGAATCATTCAGTGATTTATTATCTGGAGAGAATTTGGTTTTCTTCTCTCAAAGATTGGGGGAGGCATTTTCATGCCAATCGAAGGACAAGTGTTTGGCCGGAGCTCTAACAGGCCCCTTGTCTATGCTATACTTGAAGAGATCTGAGTGCCTCGCTGCCTTAAAATCGGTTCAGGATTCTCTTAACAGGTGGGAGATCCCTTCCTTTAAGAGTGAGTACAAGATAAAGGAGTTCTGCTTTCAATCGGCTTCTTTGATTTTTTGCACGGTCTCCACAACTTTCAAGCTGCACTCTCTGGATATGAAGCCGCCACAGTTGTTGGTGATCGATGAAGCTGCTCAGCTGAAAGAATGTGAGTCGGTGATTCCACTCCAACTTCTCGGACTTAGACATGCTATACTTATTGGGGATGAGTGTCAATTACCTGCTGTTGTAAAGAGTGATGTACGTAAAGGTTTAAAGCCAAGTTTAAtattttcatggaaaattGGGTTAGTTTTTTATCAGAAATATTTATTGTCAATCTGCTTTCATAGGTTTCAAAAGAGGCCCGTTTCGGTCGAAGTTTATTTGAGAGATTGAGTTCCCTAGGAAAGCTGAAGCATCCACTCAATGTGCAGTACAGAATGCACCCATCAATAAGTTGCTTTCCAAATCAGACATTCTATGACGGCCAAATTCGCGATGGCCCAAAAGTAACGCATGAAAGTTACTCAAAGCAATATCTACCGGGGCTGATGTTCGGCtcattttcattcataaaTGTTTCTGAGGGAAGGGAAGAGCGCGAAGTTAATGGATCAAGTCTGAGAAACCCTGTAGAGGCCGATGTCGCTGCTCAGATTTTGAGAAATCTTTATGAAGGTACTTCTAAGCTGATAGTAGGAAACTTCTGCAAGTAATCATTTAGGGAAAATCATGATACCATTGAATTTTGATGTGTACCCATAAACTTTTGGGAACTGAAaattgggaatatgatgacATTTTGTTAATATTCTAATATCATCTGTAACAATTTTTGATCGCCTGTGCAAACATTGTTAGTTACTGATTAATTTGACTTGCATTTGTATGAAAGCTTCCTAAATTTAATCACTTACGGCCTAAGCTGACAGTCTGTCCTCTCtctgtttgtttatttgtagcATGGAGCTTGTCATTGAAGGAGAATCTCAGTGTCGGGATAATATCACCTTATGCTGCTCAGGTTGGAGCGATTAGTGAAAGGCTTGGCAAGAAATATGAATATTCTGATGGCTTCACGGTCACTGTAAACTCAGTGGATGGGTTCCAAGGCAGAGAGCAGGACATAGTTATCTTATCCACTGTAAGATCGAACCACCAGGGATCTATTGGGTTCTTGGCTAACCCAAATCGAACGAATGTTGCTCTAACCCGTGCAAGGTTGCTCCCTCGTCAGCTCGAGTTGCTTCCGTTTCTGGAAAGCCGTTTTCCATTTAATAGTTTTTTGTCTCCTTgaaaatcaaagaaattttttaaaagaatatattttctGAAAGAGTTTTCACACGGAAAAATGTCTTGTTTGAAagttatgaaaaaatatagcTTGTCGTGAATTTCTTACATTTGCTTGTATGTATAATTTGATGGTTTTTTCAGATACTGTCTTTGGATTCTGGGGAACCAAAGAACTCTGCGGGGGAGTTCAACAGTGTGGGAAGCATTGGTTTACTATGCTATCGATCGTCGGTGTTTCTTCAATGCAGATGATGATGAAGGATTAGCAAAGACGATCTTGAAAGCTAAGACAAAGTACAATCAGCTCGATGATTTGCTCACCTCATGCAATGTACTCTTCAGAGATGCGAAGTGGAAGGTCTGAAATAGCTTATCccctgtgtgtgtgtgtgtgtgtatatatatatatatatatgtacttttTTCCATAAAGCAAATTTGTTGCTACCTCAGGACCTCAGTTAAACAAAACGGACGTAAAAGACCTCAGTTGCACGGTTAAACAAGTGGAGACCAGAGGGCTTATAAGCTGCCAAGTCCTCTTCTAGTCTCCGACCTGGGAATCCATGCATCATCGTATTGACTTGTTCCGTTGTTGAATTATTGTAATTTCAGGTCATTTTAGGAGAGGATTTCCGTCAGTCTTTCCGGAAGTTGGCGTCGAGCCGCACAAGGTCATCAGTGATGAACCTTCTCATGAAGCTCTCTAGTGGGTGGAGACCCAAGCGGAAAGTTGTCAACTTAATCTGCAAGAGCTCCTCTCAGATCGTAAAACAATTTAAGGCTGAGAACCTCTATATCTTATGTACAGTGGACATTGAGAAGGAAAGCGAATACACCCAAATCTTAAAGATATGGGATGTATTGCCCTTGGAAGATACTGCAAAAACAATCGAACATCTCGATGGTATATACATGAGATTCAGTGATGAATATGTCAGTCGTTGCAAGGAGAAGCGTTTCGAAGGGTATGTCCAGTATCACTTGTGAAATTTTAGCATTAATAACAGCACTAGTTTTCTCAAAAATTGCTTAGGCTCAGTTTGGTTTCGGAAGATGattccaaaaagaaaagactaGTTTAATGCTATTACTGCACAACAGATCTTCTGAGGTTGAATTTGATGCTCTCCTTGTGTGACAAGTAATTGCTTTCATATTGCCTTTTTACAGAGATCTCCAGGTTCCAATTTCTTGGGAGACTCCATTTGATTTTTTCCGTCGGGGAGATTCTTTGGGCGAAAATAGTGAAGGTGCTAAAGATTCTCAACTGTACACATAGCGTTCAAAGGTGAAGGACAGCTTGCTGTTGATAAAATTCTATTCACTGTCATCTGGCACAATCAATCATTTGCTATCTGACATAGATGGGAATAAAGTGGCGCTCCCATTCGAAGTGACTAAGGAATAGTGTTGGAGATGGATCAAAGCTGAAGGTTGTCCAGCAGAAGGCAGACTTCAAGTTTCGAGTTGTTTTGGAAGACAGTCAAGGATTATGCAGAAGACAAACTAGTTTTATGTGTTTTATTTCAGTTGTTTAGTTCCTGGTTTGTAGGGATGTTAAAAGCGTATTTGACAGTTATCAAGATGTATTGACAGTTACTTTTACTGTCCTTTAtgtttttcagtttttctATGGTGTAAAAATAACTTTGCAGACAagttaatgaaaatgtgcGTTTTTCCTTCAACTTCTATCCATTCTATTCATCTGCTACGTTTCTTTATTAACATTATCAGTAGTATCAGAGCTATAAATAATCTTGAGGGACCTGTGAATGAGTGTTTGAGAGATCTGTGAGTGATCCTAGTTACTTGAAAGTCGTGTGAGCTTTGAGTAAATCTCTTTTCAGTCAGTATAAGATGGAGGCAGGTTTGAGTAGCATGTCTGCCATAGCACCACTAGTATTTGATGGAGAGAACTACCATGCATGGGCTGTAAAGATGGCAGCCTACATGGAAGGCAGTGATTTGTGGGAAGCAATAGAGCAGAATTATGAAGTAACCTCTCTTCCTGACAACCCAACCATGAATCAAATCAGGTATCACAAGGAGAGAACCACCAGAAAAGCTAAGGCAAGGTTATGTCTTTATGTCGCAATTTCTCCTATTTTCACTAGAATCATGAGACTTGTTTCTGCAAAGGAAATTTGGGGTTTTCTTAAAGCTGAATATGAAGGAGATGAGAAAGTTAGAAGCATGAAAGTGTTGAATTTAATGAGAGAGTTTGAGAGACAGCGGATGGATGAGAGTGAGTCTGTGAATGAATATTATGAAAAGTTGataaatataacaaataaaatcagGATTCTTGGGTCAAAGATGAAGGATGAGAGACTTGTGCATAAAATTTTGGTGTCTTTGCTAGAAAAATTTGAAGCAACCatagcttatctggaaaacaCCAAGGATCTGTTTGATATTAAGTTGGCTGAGTTGCTAAGTGCTCTCCAAGCACAGGAGCAGAGAAGAAATATGAGGTGCAAAGGAACTTTGGAGGGAGTAATGCAGACCAGGCTAAAGATTAATGCTagagagaaaggaaagaaGTGGCATAATCAGAAGGGAAATGCAGAAGATTCAAAAGCACAAGTGAGGGAAAGAAGTTGCAGTGGAGTtgatcaaaaagaaaaaggaaagcaaTATGCTAGTTACTCTCCCTGTCAACACTGTGGGAAGAAGGGATACCCTTCTTTTAAGTGTTCGAGAAAGCCAAATGTAAAGTGTAGAAGCTGGGGcatattgagaaaatttttagAGAAAGTGGTCAGAGGCAAGGAGGAGAAGCTCAAGTGGCAGTCAGGAGGTTGAGCAACTTTTTGTTGCTTCTTGTTTCAACACAACTGGAGCAAGAGATGGTTGGCTCATATATAGTGGTTGCACAAACCATATGTCAAATAACAAAAGCTTGTTTCAGGAGCTAGATTCCACTGTGAAGTCTCAGGTGAGGATTGGCAATGGTGAATACATTTCAGTGGAAGGGAAAAGAGATGTTGTCATCGGGAGTAACAGGTGCAAGAGTAATCTATGATGTTCTTTATGTTCCTGAAATCGACCTAAATCTCCTGAGTGTGAGTCAGTTACTAAGCAAGGGATATAAGGTTGTTTTTGAAGGTGAGTGCTGCTTGATCACAGACTCAAAGGGCTAGGAATTGTTTAAAGTTCCTATGAAGGGTAAGTGCTTCTCCCTTGATCCACCTGAAAAGGAGCATTTGGCCATGAGAACATAAGAGGTTGCTGCAAAATTATGGCACAAAAAGCTAGGCCACTTCAATTACAAAGACATGATCCTTATGCAAAGGCAGGAAATGGCAGAAGGACTACCAATATTGAAGGAGAAAGATTCAACCTGCAAGGCTTGTCTTCTTGGCAAGCAAAACATATTGCCATTTAAAGGATCCAACTGGAGAGCAACTGAGAAGCTAGCACTGGTTCACACAAATATATGTGGACCAATGTCTGAAGCCTCCTTAAGTGGCAGGAtgtattttctaattttcgtGGATGATATGAGTAGGATGAGctggattttctttttgaaagcAAAAACTGAGGTAACTGAAGTGTTTGAAAAGTTTAAGAGCTATGTTGAGAATCATTGTGGCAGAAAGATAATGAAGTTAAGATCAGATAATGGGACTGAGTTCACATCCAGTAAGTTCAAGACTGTGTGTGAAATTGCTGGGATTGAGCACCAGTTTACTGTCCTTTATTCACCTTAACAAAATGGGGTGAGtgaaaggaaaaatagaaGCATCATGGAGATGGCTAGGTGTCTCATGCACGAGAAAGAGCAACCTAAAAAGTTCTAGGCACAGGCAGCAAATACTGCTATATTTCTGCTCAATAGATTTCCAACTAAGGCTGTGGAAGGTAAAACACCCTATGAGGCATGGTATGGTGTTAAACCAGTGGTGAAGAATCTTAGAGTGTTTGGATGCTTGTGTTATTCTCATGTTCCACAGACAAAAAGGGCAAGTTGGATGAGAAGTCTGAGCCTGTATATTTGTTGGCTATAGTAGTCTGAAGGTTATTGAGTCTTTCAACCTCAGACTGAGAAAGTGATTGTGAGTAGAGATGTGGTGTTTTTGGAGGAAGAAAAGTGGAGTTGGAACAGCAAGAACCAAGTGAAGTCATCAGTTAGTTATCCACAGCAACCAGAAGTTCCAATTAGTGCAGATGACTGGATTGATGAGATGACAGATGATGAACCAGTAAGGGGAACCAGGCCTCTCGCTGAGATCTATCAAAGGAGCAACGTTGCAGTCTTTGAACCTGCAAATTTTGAAGAAGCTTATGAAGATCAAAAGTGGGTTGAGGCCATGAGAGAAGAAATGATGATGATTGAGAAAAATGGGACTTGGCAATTGACAAATAGGCCTCGAGACATGAAGGTTATAGGAGTAAAGTGGGTTTACAGAATCAAATTGAACCCTGATGGTTTTGTGAACAAGTTTAAGGCTAGACTAGTTGTGAAGGGCTATGCACAAGTATGTGGAGTTGACTATTCTGAGACCTTTGCTACAGTGGCAAGATTGGATACTATAAGATTGCTGCTTGCTATTGCAGCACAGAAGAGTTAGAAAATCTTCCAACTAGATGTGAAGTCAGCATTTTTAAATGGAGTGCTCGAGGAAGAGATATATGTGGAGCAACTAGAAGGATTTGTTGTTAAGGGTACTGGAGACAAAGTATATAGACTTTTAAAGGCCTTTTATGGCTTGAAATAAGCACTAAGGGCCTGGTACAACAAGATTGATGGCTATTTGCAGAACTTGGATTTTGAAAGAAGCCTGAGTGAGTTCACTCATTATGTAAAGAAGGAAGGAGTGGATGTTGTAGTTTTGTCACTTTATGTAGATGACTTACTGGTGACTGTAAATAATGAGCATCAAGTTGAGAAACTGAAGGTTGATCTGATGAAAAAGTTTGAAATGACAGACCTGGGAGAAATGGCATTTTTCTTGGGCATGGAGATTCATCAAAGAGACCATGGAGTGTTTGTTTGCCAAAGGAAGTATTTGAAGCAGATACTGAAGAGATTTGGGATGGAAGAGTGTAGAAGTGTAAGCACTCCGATGAACTTAAAAGAGAAATTGCAGAAAGGTGATGGTGCAGAAGCAACTGATGCTACAGCCTATAGAAGTCTAATTGGTTGTCTTGTGTACTTAACTGCAACAAGGCCAGCCATTATGTTTGCAGTAAGTGCTCTCTCGAGGTTCATGAATTGTGCAAGTGAATTGCATTTGGTTGCAGCAAAAAGGGTGGTGAGGTATCTTAAGTGCACTACCACTTTTGGAATAAAGTTCACTAAGGGAAACCAGTTCAAGCTCGGTGGCTTTTCTGACAGTGATTGGGCTGGTTATGTAGATGACATGAGAAGCACATCTAGGTATTGTTTCACTCTTGGCTCAGGATGTTTTTCATGGAGTTCAAAGAAGCAAGATGTCGTTGCTCAGTCGACTGCAGAAGTTGAATTCATGGTTGCTACTGCAGCATGTAATCAGGCTATTTGGCTGAGAAAACTTCTGATGGATTTGGGATTTCAACAAGAAGAACTAACTCAGATATCTGTGGATAATCAAGACACTCTGGCTATCTCATAGAACTCAGTTTTTCATGGTAAAACTAAGCATGTTAAAGTGAAGTTTTTCTACTTGAGAAAAGCGCAGGAAGCTGGACATGTTAAGCTGGTATATTGCAAGACTGAGGATTAGTTGGCTGATATCTTTACTAAGGCATTCTCAGTTACCAAGTTTGAGTGGCTTAGGGAGAGAATTGGAGTTTATAGCAGCTTCTGATCCAAGGAGGAGAATGTTAGAGATAGATCAAAGCTAAAGGTTGTCCAGCATAGGCAGACATCAAGTTTCGAGTTGTTTTGCTAGAAGACAGTCAAGGATTATGCAGAAGACAGACTAGTTTTATGTGTTTTATTGCAGTTGTTTAGTTCCAGGTTTGTGGGGATGTTAAACAAGTGTATTTGACAGTTATCAAGTTGTATTGACGGTTACTTTTACTGTCCTTTATGTTTTCAGTTTTTCTGTGGTGAAAAAATAACATTGCAGATAAGTTAATGAAAGTGTGTGTTTTTCCTTCAACTTCTATCCATTATGTTCATATGCTACATTTCTTTATTAACATTATCAAACAACACAAGATAATTCAGTTTCCACAAAGCCCCTTCATGCTAGGAAGGTTGAGAACTAGGAAGACAATTGTTCTGACGATGAAGTTGCTTCAGAGGGAGCAACTTCACCGCATTGCTACGAGTGATGACAGAATCACTGGGGGTACCAATTTCAGGAGAGAGGATTCTGAGGAGATGCTTGAAGAGGTGAGCAAATATGTGTTGCGTCAACTTTTCATTACTGTTAGCTCGAAGCTGTGTTTTGCTGTCAAACAAAAGCTTTCACAACTGAAAAGGTCAGTACCAGTATTTTAATTGCTAACGGCGATAAAGGAGATTAATTGGTGTCAGTTAAGCTGATTATTCATACATATGATTAACCTGTTTAACAATACATAGTActgaattgaataataataGCAAGAGCAAATCTTTGCTAAGTTAGTTGCTCATCTTTCCtttgtttt from Punica granatum isolate Tunisia-2019 chromosome 3, ASM765513v2, whole genome shotgun sequence includes:
- the LOC116200831 gene encoding uncharacterized protein LOC116200831 isoform X2 gives rise to the protein MGFVFSKKVEGVVEGAEGSRRRRPAAVAINSEPNSVLSKKVEGVVEGAEGSRRRRPAAVAINSEPNSVLSKKVEGVVEGAEGSRRRRPAAVAINSEPNSVLSKKVEGVVEGAEGSRRRRPAAVAINSEPNSVLSKKVEGVVEGAEGSRRRRPAAVAINSEPNSVLSKKVEGVVEGAEGSRRRRPAAVAINSEPNSVLSKKVEGVVEGAEGSRRRRPAAVAINSEPNSVLSKKVEGVVELNDIVFSWSIEDISNGNLYKNQVCEIPERFPSVENYLGSFVYPLLEETRAEIYSGMEGISTLPYARVMRFEECKPYGKNFFEVKVDSWRNRSSKRGKEPYKMLPGDVLILTDSVPKTVSDLQRMGRIWPFASVTKISDDKSEGDFALVDFKVVTGKKMGDINLKERQLFAISLCVNLTTNIRIWTALHLSRNWNVLKEVLCTHSSGEEECSLCTVQSDDFCRENLKGKLLNDLNESQAEAILTCLRKIRCQRKPVLELIWGPPGTGKTKATAIMLLNLLRMKCRTVVCAPTNVAVTEIASRVVHLMRGSASLGDVLLFGNKERLKVEGLEVEDICLHNRVKRITECTAPTTGWKYCISSAITFLSDPLLQYNIPSGEKLCERKSLLEFLRERFLDIVKPLKRCFYTLCTQIHASYVPKHIVHKITELLGHLESFSDLLSGENLVFFSQRLGEAFSCQSKDKCLAGALTGPLSMLYLKRSECLAALKSVQDSLNRWEIPSFKSEYKIKEFCFQSASLIFCTVSTTFKLHSLDMKPPQLLVIDEAAQLKECESVIPLQLLGLRHAILIGDECQLPAVVKSDVSKEARFGRSLFERLSSLGKLKHPLNVQYRMHPSISCFPNQTFYDGQIRDGPKVTHESYSKQYLPGLMFGSFSFINVSEGREEREVNGSSLRNPVEADVAAQILRNLYEAWSLSLKENLSVGIISPYAAQVGAISERLGKKYEYSDGFTVTVNSVDGFQGREQDIVILSTVRSNHQGSIGFLANPNRTNVALTRARYCLWILGNQRTLRGSSTVWEALVYYAIDRRCFFNADDDEGLAKTILKAKTKYNQLDDLLTSCNVLFRDAKWKVILGEDFRQSFRKLASSRTRSSVMNLLMKLSSGWRPKRKVVNLICKSSSQIVKQFKAENLYILCTVDIEKESEYTQILKIWDVLPLEDTAKTIEHLDGIYMRFSDEYVSRCKEKRFEGDLQVPISWETPFDFFRRGDSLGENSEGAKDSQLYT
- the LOC116200831 gene encoding uncharacterized protein LOC116200831 isoform X1; this encodes MGFVFSKKVEGVVEGAEGSRRRRPAAVAINSEPNSVLSKKVEGVVEGAEGSRRRRPAAVAINSEPNSVLSKKVEGVVEGAEGSRRRRPAAVAINSEPNSVLSKKVEGVVEGAEGSRRRRPAAVAINSEPNSVLSKKVEGVVEGAEGSRRRRPAAVAINSEPNSVLSKKVEGVVEGAEGSRRRRPAAVAINSEPNSVLSKKVEGVVEGAEGSRRRRPAAVAINSEPNSVLSKKVEGVVEGAEGSRRRRPAAVAINSEPNSVLSKKVEGVVELNDIVFSWSIEDISNGNLYKNQVCEIPERFPSVENYLGSFVYPLLEETRAEIYSGMEGISTLPYARVMRFEECKPYGKNFFEVKVDSWRNRSSKRGKEPYKMLPGDVLILTDSVPKTVSDLQRMGRIWPFASVTKISDDKSEGDFALVDFKVVTGKKMGDINLKERQLFAISLCVNLTTNIRIWTALHLSRNWNVLKEVLCTHSSGEEECSLCTVQSDDFCRENLKGKLLNDLNESQAEAILTCLRKIRCQRKPVLELIWGPPGTGKTKATAIMLLNLLRMKCRTVVCAPTNVAVTEIASRVVHLMRGSASLGDVLLFGNKERLKVEGLEVEDICLHNRVKRITECTAPTTGWKYCISSAITFLSDPLLQYNIPSGEKLCERKSLLEFLRERFLDIVKPLKRCFYTLCTQIHASYVPKHIVHKITELLGHLESFSDLLSGENLVFFSQRLGEAFSCQSKDKCLAGALTGPLSMLYLKRSECLAALKSVQDSLNRWEIPSFKSEYKIKEFCFQSASLIFCTVSTTFKLHSLDMKPPQLLVIDEAAQLKECESVIPLQLLGLRHAILIGDECQLPAVVKSDVSKEARFGRSLFERLSSLGKLKHPLNVQYRMHPSISCFPNQTFYDGQIRDGPKVTHESYSKQYLPGLMFGSFSFINVSEGREEREVNGSSLRNPVEADVAAQILRNLYEAWSLSLKENLSVGIISPYAAQVGAISERLGKKYEYSDGFTVTVNSVDGFQGREQDIVILSTVRSNHQGSIGFLANPNRTNVALTRARYCLWILGNQRTLRGSSTVWEALVYYAIDRRCFFNADDDEGLAKTILKAKTKYNQLDDLLTSCNVLFRDAKWKVILGEDFRQSFRKLASSRTRSSVMNLLMKLSSGWRPKRKVVNLICKSSSQIVKQFKAENLYILCTVDIEKESEYTQILKIWDVLPLEDTAKTIEHLDGIYMRFSDEYVSRCKEKRFEGDLQVPISWETPFDFFRRGDSLGENSEGAKDSQLYT
- the LOC116200368 gene encoding uncharacterized protein LOC116200368, which gives rise to MEAGLSSMSAIAPLVFDGENYHAWAVKMAAYMEGSDLWEAIEQNYEVTSLPDNPTMNQIRYHKERTTRKAKARLCLYVAISPIFTRIMRLVSAKEIWGFLKAEYEGDEKVRSMKVLNLMREFERQRMDESESVNEYYEKLINITNKIRILGSKMKDERLVHKILVSLLEKFEATIAYLENTKDLFDIKLAELLSALQAQEQRRNMRCKGTLEGVMQTRLKINAREKGKKWHNQKGNAEDSKAQVRERSCSGVDQKEKGKQYASYSPCQHCGKKGYPSFKCSRKPNVKCRSWGILRKFLEKVVRGKEEKLKWQSGG